The following are from one region of the Salvia splendens isolate huo1 chromosome 2, SspV2, whole genome shotgun sequence genome:
- the LOC121766330 gene encoding protein PHLOEM PROTEIN 2-LIKE A10-like, producing MDSELVKRGFDFTRRKKKWLVAMGLVGVSSYGVYRVYHMSSVARKRKRILKFLGSLVSMAEMVSDSAEMMTVVSRDLKEFLESDSDEIPNSLRQLSKITRSAEFSESVARLCQSMTVGVLRGYRVENSASNVQENGDSSFSDRLIDKVMSDAGAGFVSVVVGSFARNLVLGFYASSENGHSGVIHEKSGSSSWLSVVSDDKCRVLVADCIKNFVSSAVTVYLDKTMDVNVYNEMFSGLTNPKHHTKMIEFFVSLCNGAVETLVKTSHQVLTASPKKESSEASSFGNKIGFEAETHSRKNWNGSVDLQSNGWVRSVSSTLAVPSNRKFVLDVTGRVTFETVRSVIEFFLWKASEALKKSANVVHENVVERGYEVVRYVGAKSTLILTICLSLFLHIIGSSRALVAA from the coding sequence ATGGATAGTGAGTTGGTAAAAAGGGGTTTTGATTTCACTAGAAGGAAGAAGAAATGGTTGGTCGCGATGGGATTGGTTGGGGTTTCGAGCTACGGTGTGTATAGGGTGTATCACATGTCGTCTGTAGCTAGGAAGAGAAAGAGAATCTTGAAGTTTTTAGGATCCCTGGTTTCAATGGCTGAAATGGTTTCTGATTCCGCGGAGATGATGACAGTGGTGTCTAGGGATTTGAAGGAGTTTTTGGAGTCGGATTCGGACGAAATCCCGAATAGTTTGAGGCAGTTGTCGAAGATTACTCGCTCTGCAGAGTTTTCTGAGTCAGTAGCTCGTCTTTGCCAGTCGATGACGGTAGGCGTTTTGAGGGGTTATAGGGTAGAGAATAGCGCGAGTAACGTTCAAGAAAATGGTGATTCAAGCTTTTCTGATAGGCTTATCGATAAGGTGATGTCGGATGCTGGTGCAGGATTTGTCTCGGTTGTTGTTGGTAGCTTTGCTAGGAATCTGGTGTTGGGATTCTATGCTAGTAGTGAGAATGGCCACTCGGGTGTGATCCATGAGAAGTCAGGTTCCTCATCGTGGTTAAGTGTGGTGTCGGATGATAAATGCAGAGTGTTGGTTGCTGATTGCATCAAGAATTTCGTTAGCTCTGCTGTTACAGTTTACCTCGACAAAACCATGGATGTCAACGTTTATAATGAGATGTTCTCTGGCTTGACTAATCCTAAGCATCATACTAAGATGATTGAGTTCTTCGTCTCCCTTTGTAATGGGGCTGTCGAAACTCTTGTAAAGACCTCTCACCAAGTACTGACAGCTTCTCCTAAAAAGGAATCAAGTGAAGCTTCAAGCTTCGGAAACAAGATAGGATTTGAAGCAGAGACTCATTCTAGAAAGAACTGGAATGGTTCTGTTGATCTTCAGAGTAACGGATGGGTCAGGAGCGTTTCATCAACACTGGCTGTACCGAGCAATAGAAAGTTTGTGCTTGATGTCACCGGGAGAGTGACATTTGAGACAGTCCGATCTGTCATTGAGTTTTTCTTGTGGAAAGCATCCGAGGCCTTGAAAAAGAGTGCTAACGTGGTTCATGAAAATGTTGTGGAACGAGGATATGAAGTTGTGAGATACGTTGGGGCCAAATCCACCCTTATCCTCACCATTTGTCTCTCGTTGTTTCTGCATATCATAGGCAGCAGTAGGGCATTGGTGGCTGCTTAA